Proteins encoded by one window of Dendropsophus ebraccatus isolate aDenEbr1 chromosome 4, aDenEbr1.pat, whole genome shotgun sequence:
- the LOC138789141 gene encoding uncharacterized protein has protein sequence MAEAYRNYTRDGLRSLCEQRGLEGGNRSKDQLIQALMEDDARPEQPVVSTPSSEAAEGPVLESMGHQRTGSASPQNGTDSPLPLILQQMADCDPAVRLELIREFAAARQQEADREFAARERQAEREFTARQAEAERQHQLELARAQRSSNFPPNRESSETGHLKPRLDHFPVMEKDGDLDTFLRGFEKICRQYQLPCEQWARYLTPGLRGKALEVFVSLPRDKDSDYEAIKQALIQKYNLSPEMYRKRFRAMQRGPHDSYSDVVDGLNTNFHQWIEGLSIHTFEDLKDLMVKDQFLHLCPAEVRPFILDREPRDAAQAAKLADTYTANRAPHYQKPAVTSWKGGKQTSTNSVPATRPSGGFTPVVPTKPVADTRICFMCRKGGHISRDCPERKKPTPVPKSPVSPSTVLFVGGRGGKLSDNMQAVTVGNKITMGLRDTGAEITLVRPELVNEEDLIPGKTRTVTGIGGVSPALPMARVFLDWGAGSGIREVGVTDHIPTDVLLATDLGSLVSHYVPADVREDSQVPGISCASPSLVGASAEVYKDDLTVCTNPVNVINMSTNPDANYIGNESDVYNQDCTRLPSVPLTPDPQQVGGTDCKYIAVVTRSGRGHSDTVSGSPPAVCIPAAGGSADSSQLNQGIRADEVMSGNSQSDWAQFQAALLTDGTLQKLRELADSTPAESDTERITWDQGRLYRQMIPTEDQPEWVQSRQLVVPRPFRERLLQVAHEIPLAGHLGIRKTQDRLKQRFYWPGMGKEVANFCRSCLVCQRMGKPGHVPKAPLIPLPIIDEPFQRVAVDIVGPLAVPSSSGKSYILTVVDYATRYPEAVALSSIRADKVADALLTIFSRVGFPKEMLTDQGTQFMSNLMECLCKKIQVQHLVASAYHPQTNGLCERFNGVLKQMLKMLVESHGRDWERYLPHLLFAYREVPQASTGFSPFELLYGRRVRGPLDLIKESWEGEVGHPDASVVDYVLRFRERMETLTGLVQENMAQAQDSQKRWYDRNARERIYAVGQKVWVLVPMPQNKLQAAWEGPYTIHQRVNDVNYVVTIDHIRKKHKVFHVNMIKAHVERDTCVMPVCSLPEEGESDSLVDVVADAKTEGTLAEAQLNPQLTETQKSQLWAVLNPFLSMFTGKPGRTSLAVHHVDTGAHLPIRQSAYRVSLEVRADMKREIEEMLGMGVIQRSHSSWASPVVLIPKKDRTTRFCGDYRKLNAITVFDAYPMPRIEELLDQLAGAQYITIMDLSRGYWQIPMSKEAQERSAFITPFGLYEYVVMPFGMKNAPATFQRLVNQLLEGFEGFAVAYLDDIAVFSQTWEDHLSHLSQVLQRIQTAGLTIKPGKCQMAMTEVQYLGHRVGGGTLRPEQGKVEAIVAWPTPKTKKQVMSFLGTAGYYRKFIPNYSTLAKPLTDLTKKRLPQVISWTPDCEQALTALKRALASAPVLQSPDFNRQFIVQTDASAYGLGAVLSQVNAAGEEHPILYLSRKLLSGEVAYATVEKECLAIVWALQKLQSYLYGRRFTVITDHNPLSWLHRVAGDNGKLLRWSLALQQYEFTIQHKKGSNHGNADGLSRQGEVVEDGVGY, from the coding sequence ATGGCGGAGGCATATCGAAATTACACGAGAGATGGGCTACGCAGCCTTTGTGAGCAAAGAGGTCTGGAAGGAGGGAATCGCAGTAAAGACCAGCTGATCCAAGCATTGATGGAAGATGATGCCCGGCCAGAGCAGCCTGTGGTCTCCACACCATCATCGGAGGCAGCAGAGGGTCCGGTTCTGGAATCAATGGGGCACCAACGTACTGGTAGCGCCAGTCCGCAGAATGGTACGGACTCTCCTTTACCTTTGATTCTCCAACAGATGGCCGACTGCGACCCAGCTGTGCGGTTGGAGCTTATACGGGAATTTGCAGCAGCACGACAGCAGGAGGCTGATCGAGAATTCGCAGCACGCGAACGCCAAGCTGAACGAGAATTCACCGCACGACAGGCAGAGGCCGAGAGGCAGCATCAGCTGGAACTAGCACGTGCCCAGAGGTCCAGTAATTTCCCACCCAACCGTGAGTCCAGTGAGACGGGACACCTTAAACCCCGTTTAGATCACTTCCCggtgatggagaaggatggggACCTGGACACGTTTCTCAGAGGCTTTGAGAAAATTTGCAGACAGTACCAGTTGCCTTGTGAGCAGTGGGCGCGGTACTTGACCCCAGGACTGAGAGGCAAAGCCCTGGAGGTTTTTGTCTCCTTGCCCAGAGACAAGGACAGTGACTATGAGGCCATTAAGCAAGCCCTCATCCAGAAATACAATCTCTCGCCAGAGATGTATCGGAAACGATTCCGGGCTATGCAGCGTGGACCTCATGACAGTTACTCAGATGTCGTTGATGGATTGAACACCAACTTTCACCAGTGGATCGAAGGACTGTCTATCCACACCTTTGAGGATCTCAAAGACCTGATGGTCAAGGATCAGTTTTTGCACCTGTGTCCCGCAGAAGTTCGTCCGTTCATCTTGGACCGAGAACCCAGAGATGCCGCGCAAGCAGCCAAGCTGGCCGACACGTACACCGCCAATCGGGCCCCGCACTATCAGAAGCCGGCAGtgaccagctggaaagggggtaAGCAGACTTCTACCAACTCTGTCCCTGCTACTCGACCCTCTGGGGGTTTTACCCCTGTGGTCCCCACCAAACCTGTTGCTGATACCCGCATCTGTTTTATGTGTCGCAAAGGGGGACATATTAGTCGAGACTGTCCCGAGAGGAAGAAACCAACCCCTGTGCCCAAATCACCGGTTTCCCCATCTACTGTTTTGTTTGTGGGTGGACGGGGAGGGAAGCTCAGTGATAACATGCAGGCCGTTACCGTGGGTAACAAAATCACGATGGGCTTGAGGGACACTGGGGCGGAGATCACCCTGGTTCGCCCGGAACTGGTGAACGAAGAGGACTTAATCCCTGGGAAAACACGAACTGTGACTGGGATTGGAGGAGTGAGCCCCGCTTTGCCCATGGCGAGGGTATTTCTTGACTGGGGGGCTGGGAGTGGAATAAGGGAGGTGGGAGTGACGGATCATATTCCCACGGATGTCTTATTAGCCACTGATCTTGGTTCCTTAGTCTCCCACTATGTACCTGCTGATGTCAGGGAGGATTCACAGGTTCCTGGCATTtcatgtgcatccccctcattggTTGGTGCTAGTGCGGAGGTCTATAAAGATGACCTCACTGTTTGTACTAACCCTGTAAATGTGATAAACATGAGTACTAATCCTGATGCCAATTACATAGGTAATGAATCTGATGTATATAACCAGGACTGTACCAGGCTTCCatctgtccccctcacccctgatCCTCAGCAGGTGGGCGGAACAGATTGTAAGTACATAGCTGTGGTGACGCGTAGTGGGCGgggccactctgacacagtgagtGGAAGCCCCCCTGCGGTGTGtataccagcagctggagggtcagcTGACAGCTCACAGCTGAATCAAGGCATCAGAGCAGACGAGGTGATGTCTGGCAACTCTCAAAGTGACTGGGCCCAATTTCAGGCAGCTTTGCTGACTGATGGGACGTTACAGAAACTGAGAGAGCTGGCTGATAGCACCCCGGCTGAATCGGATACCGAGCGGATAACCTGGGATCAGGGCCGTCTCTATAGGCAGATGATTCCCACCGAGGATCAACCGGAATGGGTGCAGAGTAGGCAGCTGGTAGTGCCTCGTCCATTCCGGGAGCGACTACTGCAAGTGGCCCATGAGATACCCCTCGCAGGCCACTTGGGTATCCGCAAGACCCAGGACCGGTTGAAACAGCGTTTCTATTGGCCGGGTATGGGAAAAGAAGTGGCTAACTTCTGCCGGTCATGTCTGGTCTGTCAAAGGATGGGAAAGCCTGGGCATGTTCCCAAGGCTCCCCTCATCCCTTTACCGATCATAGATGAGCCGTTCCAGCGGGTGGCCGTAGATATTGTAGGACCGTTAGCAGTACCCAGTAGTTCTGGCAAAAGCTACATTCTGACCGTGGTAGATTATGCTACTAGGTACCCAGAAGCAGTTGCCCTATCCTCCATCAGGGCCGATAAAGTTGCGGATGCACTTCTCACCATCTTTTCCCGAGTAGGATTTCCTAAGGAGATGCTGACGgatcagggaacacagtttatgtCTAACTTGATGGAGTGCCTCTGCAAGAAAATACAGGTGCAGCATCTGGTCGCCAGTGCCTATCACCCACAGACTAATGGTCTGTGTGAGCGGTTCAATGGCGTCCTCAAGCAGATGCTCAAGATGCTTGTGGAGTCCCACGGACGGGACTGGGAGCGGTACCTCCCGCACCTGCTATTTGCTTACAGAGAAGTACCTCAGGCATCCACTGGGTTCTCTCCGTTTGAGCTCCTCTATGGAAGACGAGTACGGGGTCCCCTAGATCTCATCAAGGAATCCTGGGAGGGAGAAGTGGGTCACCCTGACGCCTCGGTCGTAGACTATGTACTAAGATTCAGGGAGAGGATGGAAACCCTGACCGGCCTGGTTCAGGAGAACATGGCCCAGGCGCAGGATAGTCAGAAAAGGTGGTACGACCGAAATGCCCGAGAGCGCATTTACGCCGTCGGACAAAAGGTGTGGGTACTTGTACCCATGCCTCAAAACAAGCTGCAGGCCGCATGGGAAGGtccttacaccattcaccagcggGTGAATGATGTGAACTATGTTGTCACTATTGATCATATTCGCAAGAAGCACAAAGTGTTTCATGTTAACATGATCAAGGCCCATGTGGAGCGTGACACGTGTGTCATGCCAGTGTGCAGTCTGCCAGAGGAAGGGGAGAGTGACAGTCTAGTTGACGTCGTAGCTGACGCAAAGACCGAGGGGACCCTAGCCGAGGCCCAGCTGAACCCACAGCTAACAGAGACCCAGAAGTCCCAGCTGTGGGCGGTGCTGAACCCTTTCCTGTCCATGTTCACGGGGAAACCAGGGAGGACTAGCCTTGCGGTGCACCATGTAGACACGGGTGCGCACCTCCCTATCCGACAGTCAGCCTACCGGGTCTCCTTAGAGGTGCGGGCGGACATGAAGAGGGAGATAGAGGAAATGTTGGGCATGGGCGTGATCCAGAGATCCCATAGCTCATGGGCCTCACCGGTTGTTCTTATCCCTAAGAAAGACCGGACAACTCGTTTTTGTGGGGACTATCGGAAACTGAATGCCATCACGGTGTTCGATGCGTATCCGATGCCCCGCATTGAAGAGTTACTGGATCAGCTCGCCGGTGCCCAATACATCACGATTATGGACTTAAGTAGGGGATACTGGCAGATTCCCATGTCCAAAGAAGCCCAGGAGAGGTCAGCCTTCATCACGCCATTTGGGCTGTACGAGTAtgtcgtcatgccctttggcatGAAGAATGCCCCTGCCACATTTCAGCGCTTGGTTAACCAGCTGCTCGAGGGGTTTGAAGGGTTTGCAGTAGCTTACCTGGATGACATCGCTGTGTTTAGTCAGACCTGGGAGGATCACCTGTCCCACCTGTCACAGGTGCTACAGCGGATCCAAACAGCCGGGCTGACAATCAAGCCTGGAAAGTGTCAGATGGCCATGACAGAGGTCCAGTACCTTGGACACAGAGTAGGGGGAGGGACCTTGAGACCCGAACAAGGTAAGGTGGAGGCTATTGTAGCCTGGCCCACCCCCAAGACCAAAAAGCAGGTGATGTCCTTTCTAGggactgcagggtactataggaaGTTCATTCCCAACTATAGCACCCTTGCAAAACCCTTAACGGACCTCACAAAAAAGAGATTGCCACAAGTGATTAGTTGGACCCCAGATTGTGAGCAAGCTCTAACGGCGCTAAAGCGGGCCCTGGCAAGCGCACCAGTCTTGCAAAGCCCCGACTTTAACCGCCAATTCATCGTCCAGACTGACGCCAGCGCATATGGCCTAGGCGCTGTGCTCAGTCAGGTCAATGCAGCAGGGGAAGAGCATCCCATACTTTACCTGAGTAGGAAACTGCTATCTGGGGAAGTAGCATACGCCACGGTGGAGAAAGAGTGCTTAGCCATCGTGTGGGCCCTGCAGAAGTTGCAGTCGTACCTGTATGGGCGCCGATTTACGGTCATTACTGATCACAACCCTCTGAGTTGGTTACACCGGGTAGCTGGTGACAACGGGAAGTTGCTGAGGTGGAGTTTGGCGCTGCAGCAGTATGAGTTCACCATCCAACACAAGAAGGGAAGTAATCATGGTAATGCTGACGGATTGTCCCGGCAGGGCGAAGTGGTCGAGGATGGCGTGGGATATTGA
- the TP53I11 gene encoding tumor protein p53-inducible protein 11: MATKSPPPLMKKHSQTDLVSRLKTRKILGVGGEDDEGEVHRSKISQVLGNEIKFAVREPLGLRVWQFLSAVMFTGVAVMALAFPDQLYEAVFDKGTVSSKTSTRLYGGALFSISLILWNSMYTAEKVIIRWTLLTEVCYLSIQLIVTMVTMIESGSATITASILVCCCLLFVLVSIYFYYQVGRRPKKL, from the exons ATGGCCACCAAATCGCCTCCGCCATTGATGAAGAAACACAGCCAGACCGACCTAGTCAGCCGACTGAAGACGCGCAAGATTCTGGGTGTTGGAGGGGAAGATGACGAGGGGGAGGTGCACAGATCTAAG ATCAGCCAGGTCCTAGGGAACGAAATCAAGTTTGCCGTCCGAGAACCTCTAGGTCTAAG AGTATGGCAGTTCCTCTCCGCTGTAATGTTCACAGGAGTCGCTGTCATG GCGCTCGCCTTCCCAGATCAGCTCTATGAAGCGGTCTTTGATAAAGGAACAGTGAGCAGTAAAACCTCCACGCGTCTCTATGGCGGAGCCTTGTTCA GTATCTCCTTAATTCTATGGAACTCTATGTATACGGCGGAGAAGGTGATCATCCGGTGGACGCTGCTGACCGAAGTGTGTTATTTAAGTATACAGCTCATTG TTACCATGGTGACCATGATCGAGAGCGGCTCCGCGACCATCACCGCGTCCATCCTCGTCTGCTGTTGCCTCTTGTTCGTTCTCGTCAGCATCTACTTCTATTACCAAGTCGGCCGCCGACCCAAGAAACTGTGA